One Brassica napus cultivar Da-Ae chromosome A1, Da-Ae, whole genome shotgun sequence genomic region harbors:
- the LOC106376051 gene encoding zinc finger protein ZAT9: MHKHKCKLCSKSFCNGRALGGHMKSHLVSSHTLTRKKLSDSVYSSSSSSEGKTLVYGLRENPRKSFRVFSQDPESSIVYNSDTETEPESVDPVRKRSRTAVSKNKKKKKRSKKMTRYISSPEPASSVSDGSQEHDLAMCLMMLSRDSRKIELVKKPVLEAEETKPEKRQFPELRRCVIDLNLPPPQENDVVTVVSAI, from the coding sequence ATGCATAAGCACAAATGCAAGCTCTGTTCCAAGAGTTTCTGTAATGGCAGAGCACTTGGAGGTCACATGAAGTCCCACTTGGTCTCATCACACACGCTGACTCGGAAGAAACTCAGCGACTCGGTCTattcgtcttcgtcttcttcagaAGGTAAAACTCTGGTCTACGGGTTGCGAGAGAACCCGAGGAAAAGTTTCCGGGTCTTCAGTCAAGATCCTGAGTCATCCATCGTTTACAACAGCGACACCGAGACCGAACCTGAATCCGTAGACCCGGTTCGGAAACGGAGCAGGACAGCGGTTtccaagaacaagaagaagaagaaaaggagtAAGAAGATGACGAGATATATTAGCTCGCCCGAACCGGCGAGTTCTGTCTCCGATGGTTCTCAGGAACATGACTTAGCCATGTGTTTGATGATGCTCTCGAGAGATTCAAGAAAGATTGAACTTGTCAAGAAACCAGTTCTTGAAGCGGAAGAAACGAAGCCGGAAAAGAGACAATTCCCGGAGCTCCGCCGCTGCGTGATAGATCTGAATCTTCCTCCGCCGCAAGAAAACGATGTTGTCACCGTAGTTTCGGCCATATAA
- the LOC106376059 gene encoding putative glucuronosyltransferase PGSIP7, with protein MNLQRAMVFSCWVLSLLIIETSGYHDQLFQPLEAENANAMTMVMERGLQTRGSEHKNAYATMMYMGTPRDYEFYVATRVLIRSLKGHHVNADIVVIASLDVPLNWIHNLEEMDGAKVVRVENLENPYKKQTNFDNRFKLSLNKLYAWSLSNYDRVVMLDADNLFLKNTDELFQCGSFCAVFINPCIFHTGLFVLQPSMEVFRDMIRELEVKRDNPDGADQGFLVSYFSDLLNQPLFRPPNNRSTVLTGHFRLPLGYQMDASYYYLKLRWNVPCGPNSVITFPGAVWLKPWYWWSWPVLPLGLSWHHQRRYTISYSAEMPWVLIQAVFYLGIILVTRLTRSSMSKLCHRRSDKNLTAFKMVALLLILSAYIIPSFIIPQTIHPLMGWSLYLTGSFALSSIPINAFLLPVLHVLTPWLGILGTLLVMAFPSYPDGVVRALSVFGYAFCCAPFLWVSFVKITSHLQILIDKEVLFPRLGESGSSSSLSKLY; from the exons ATGAATTTGCAGAGAGCTATGGTGTTCTCGTGTTGGGTTCTGTCTCTTTTGATCATCGAGACGTCAGGTTATCACGATCAGCTGTTTCAGCCGCTTGAAGCTGAAAACGCAAACGCGATGACCATGGTGATGGAGCGAGGTTTACAGACGCGGGGGTCGGAGCACAAGAACGCATATGCGACGATGATGTACATGGGAACTCCAAGGGACTACGAGTTCTACGTTGCGACACGTGTCTTGATCAGATCGCTCAAAGGTCACCATGTTAACGCTGATATCGTCGTAATCGCCTCCCTCGACGTTCCACTCAACTGGATTCACAACCT GGAAGAAATGGACGGAGCAAAAGTAGTGAGAGTAGAGAATCTTGAGAATCCATACAAGAAACAAACCAACTTCGACAATAGATTCAAACTTAGTCTGAACAAGCTCTACGCTTGGTCTCTCTCAAACTACGACCGTGTTGTTATGCTCGATGCCGACAATCTATTCCTCAAGAACACTGACGAGCTCTTTCAATGCGGCTCATTTTGTGCTGTCTTCATCAACCCTTGCATCTTCCACACTGGCCTCTTTGTGCTGCAGCCATCAATGGAGGTCTTCAGAGACATGATTCGTGAGCTTGAAGTAAAAAGAGATAATCCTGATGGAGCTGATCAAGGCTTTCTTGTTAGTTACTTCTCTGATTTACTTAATCAGCCTCTGTTTCGTCCTCCTAATAACCGCAGCACCGTGCTCACCGGACATTTTAGGCTTCCTTTGGGGTATCAAATGGACGCCTCTTACTATT ACCTTAAACTCAGATGGAATGTACCGTGTGGACCAAACAGTGTGATCACGTTCCCTGGAGCAGTCTGGTTAAAGCCATGGTACTGGTGGTCATGGCCTGTTCTTCCTTTAGGCCTATCATGGCACCACCAACGCCGCTACACCATAAG TTACTCAGCGGAGATGCCTTGGGTCCTAATCCAAGCAGTGTTCTACCTAGGAATCATACTAGTCACGCGTCTAACGCGTTCCAGCATGTCAAAGCTATGTCACCGACGTTCTGACAAGAATCTAACAGCTTTCAAGATGGTTGCACTCCTCTTGATCCTGTCAGCATACATTATACCCTCCTTCATCATCCCACAGACCATCCACCCGCTCATGGGTTGGTCACTCTACTTGACCGGTTCTTTTGCTCTCTCCTCCATTCCCATCAATGCTTTCTTGCTTCCAGTGCTCCATGTTTTGACACCGTGGCTTGGCATTCTCGGGACGCTCCTTGTGATGGCTTTTCCCTCTTATCCTGATGGTGTTGTTAGAGCATTGTCGGTTTTCGGATATGCCTTCTGTTGTGCACCGTTTCTATGGGTCTCCTTTGTGAAGATCACATCCCATCTTCAAATTTTGATTGACAAAGAGGTTTTGTTTCCGCGGTTGGGTGAGTCCGGGAGTAGTTCTAGTCTCAGCAAATTGTATTGA
- the LOC106399948 gene encoding protein FAR-RED ELONGATED HYPOCOTYL 3-like — translation MSKHVSIHFKFKDRVYSVTMKTTVDDITLAMLEERLYKKLSLNERNVKLVLRYMPMVVGCEAELTICDDEDLFVYLITIDKDNRRSLLLVEETSVSDQLEVVSRVCKSSVGMNYQALQGNDDEVGPKTLILYVENGEADQQKKQIEVENDDERRHDDFMETDGETETAAETETAAETETAAETETAAETETAAETETAAETETAPEKDTTANMDGSGNMYVEQLPLVKCSQVIEEWGDAMGLYLMQEFPNKRSLQEVVDRAAFGCSFRYVIKKSDRKRLVLKCCEANCKWGLRAARIRETEIFSIRRYWGVHTCSRTNQSNSCNSKRKGSAELVATFLNEEYPGKLMTPVPRDIIDLIKLRLGVSVSYSTALRGKNLAMRELRGNSEDSYKMLPSYLYMLEQVNSGTTTEVKLDEAGKFKYLFIALGACIEGFKAMRKVILVDATFLKNGYGGVLVFAKAQDPNRHHYPLAFAVLDGENNASWTWFFEMLKTVIPDSSEIVFMSDRNQSLITAVANVYPQSHHGHCIWHLAQNVRNHACNTIKAVVPWRFMELARYYTVPEFEAAYASFKVRYPSACKYLEENTNRATWARVYFPGCRYNLDTSNSVESMNSAFRDARRYALIPLLDTIIKKISDWFNEHRKDAVSGSLDTKLVPLVEIHLHNLWGKAEKTPVRELNSYDLEYEVTDTDNGKVYLVNLIAKSCSCKVFDYEKYPCLHGLAAYLYFLEVPAANGRRREVNIEYHQLCSKYYWTELWAMAYYRTIYSVPDKSEWIVPDHIKELQIIPPKKLTRKGRKKVNRNPSVGERRKRTQNVRRARTNFGFNWLLFGMRSNPPSETN, via the coding sequence ATGTCGAAACACGTGAGCATACATTTCAAATTCAAAGATCGAGTCTATAGTGTAACCATGAAGACAACAGTGGATGATATAACTTTGGCAATGCTTGAAGAAAGGTTGTATAAAAAGTTGTCGTTGAATGAAAGGAATGTAAAACTGGTGCTGAGGTACATGCCGATGGTGGTTGGATGTGAGGCAGAGCTAACTATTTGTGATGATGAGGATTTGTTTGTTTACCTAATAACAATTGATAAAGACAACCGTAGAAGTCTTTTGTTAGTGGAGGAGACGAGTGTATCAGATCAGTTAGAGGTGGTGTCAAGAGTGTGCAAAAGTTCTGTTGGTATGAATTACCAAGCATTGCAGGGAAATGATGATGAAGTCGGACCTAAAACCCTGATTCTGTACGTAGAAAACGGGGAGGCAGATCAACAGAAGAAGCAGATAGAGGTAGAGAATGATGACGAAAGAAGACATGATGATTTTATGGAAACAGACGGTGAGACAGAAACCGCAGCTGAGACGGAAACTGCAGCTGAGACAGAAACCGCAGCTGAGACGGAAACTGCAGCTGAGACGGAAACTGCAGCTGAGACTGAAACTGCAGCTGAGACAGAAACCGCTCCTGAGAAGGACACCACAGCTAATATGGATGGCAGTGGTAATATGTATGTTGAGCAGCTACCTTTAGTAAAATGTAGTCAAGTTATAGAGGAATGGGGAGATGCTATGGGTCTGTACCTTATGCAGGAATTTCCAAACAAGAGATCACTTCAAGAGGTGGTGGATAGAGCTGCATTTGGTTGCAGCTTTcgttatgttattaaaaaatcTGATCGAAAACGGTTGGTGTTAAAATGTTGTGAAGCAAACTGTAAATGGGGATTGCGAGCTGCGAGGATTCGAGAGACGGAAATTTTTTCTATTAGGAGGTACTGGGGTGTGCATACATGCTCTCGGACTAATCAAAGTAATAGCTGCAACAGCAAGAGGAAAGGATCTGCAGAATTAGTTGCAACTTTTTTGAATGAGGAATATCCTGGAAAACTGATGACTCCTGTTCCGAGAGATATCATAGACTTAATTAAGTTAAGGCTGGGTGTATCGGTATCTTACTCCACAGCCTTGAGAGGGAAAAATCTAGCTATGCGTGAGTTGCGTGGTAATTCAGAAGACAGCTACAAGATGTTGCCTAGCTACTTGTACATGTTAGAGCAGGTTAATTCCGGAACAACAACAGAGGTGAAGTTGGATGAGGCAGGTAAGTTCAAGTACCTTTTCATAGCTTTAGGAGCTTGCATTGAAGGGTTTAAGGCCATGAGGAAAGTGATTCTTGTGGATGCTACATTTTTGAAGAACGGATATGGTGGGGTACTAGTATTTGCTAAAGCTCAAGATCCTAATCGTCACCATTATCCCCTCGCGTTTGCGGTACTTGACGGTGAGAATAATGCTAGTTGGACTTGGTTTTTCGAGATGCTCAAAACTGTTATACCGGACTCTTCTGAAATAGTTTTTATGAGCGATAGAAATCAGAGCCTCATCACTGCTGTAGCTAATGTGTATCCACAATCTCACCATGGCCATTGTATATGGCATCTAGCTCAGAATGTGAGAAACCATGCTTGTAACACCATCAAAGCCGTAGTGCCATGGAGATTTATGGAGTTGGCTAGGTATTACACAGTGCCTGAGTTCGAGGCTGCTTATGCATCTTTTAAGGTGAGATATCCTTCAGCCTGCAAGTATTTGGAGGAGAACACTAACAGAGCAACATGGGCTAGGGTCTACTTTCCAGGTTGTAGATACAACTTGGACACTAGCAACAGTGTGGAGTCGATGAATAGCGCGTTTAGGGACGCAAGGAGGTATGCCTTGATACCATTGTTGGATacaatcatcaaaaaaataTCTGACTGGTTTAATGAACATCGGAAGGACGCCGTGTCTGGATCACTTGATACCAAACTGGTTCCTCTGGTTGAGATCCATTTGCACAACTTATGGGGCAAAGCTGAGAAAACGCCAGTGCGTGAGCTGAATAGTTATGATCTTGAGTACGAGGTTACCGACACTGACAATGGGAAGGTTTATTTGGTGAATTTGATAGCGAAGTCGTGTAGCTGCAAGGTATTTGATTATGAAAAGTATCCTTGTCTTCACGGACTTGCTGCTTACTTATATTTCCTTGAGGTTCCTGCTGCTAATGGTCGTCGACGTGAGGTCAACATAGAGTATCATCAGTTGTGCTCAAAGTATTACTGGACAGAACTTTGGGCAATGGCTTATTACAGGACCATTTATTCTGTGCCGGACAAGTCTGAATGGATTGTACCAGATCACATCAAAGAGCTCCAGATCATACCTCCGAAAAAGCTGACAAGGAAGGGAAGGAAAAAGGTTAATAGGAATCCATCAGTTGGAGAACGGCGTAAAAGGACACAAAACGTAAGGCGAGCGAGGacaaattttggttttaattggcTGTTGTTTGGAATGCGTTCTAATCCTCCAAGTGAAACAAACTAA
- the LOC106360717 gene encoding uncharacterized protein LOC106360717: protein MDSNIAESWNGVLKEAREYPLITMFEYIRTTVMPWFALRRAKSTREQGTITPNVRKLVEENFDLSTAMAVRDIADLEYQVQDPAGECFTVLLGPGTCTCGEYQLIGLPCMHALACSTRVGFPSDALVAPAYRVPTWREGFIGKIYPVPSVGGLELGSGTRAPLLPPAVRRPPGRPRKVRILSRGEYKKGGSSSNRKCKRCGRSGHNRASCRNSI, encoded by the exons ATGGATTCAAACATAGCTGAATCCTGGAATGGGGTGCTTAAGGAAGCACGTGAATATCCCCTCATTACGATGTTTGAGTACATACGTACAACAGTTATGCCTTGGTTCGCATTGCGTCGAGCGAAATCAACCCGTGAGCAAGGAACTATAACTCCAAATGTCAGGAAACTCGTGGAGGAAAACTTTGATCTCTCCACCGCTATGGCTGTACGTGATATAGCCGATCTTGAATACCAAGTGCAGGACCCCGCCGGGGAGTGCTTCACAGTTTTATTGGGTCCTGGTACTTGCACATGTGGTGAGTATCAACTAATAGGGTTACCCTGTATGCATGCGCTAGCTTGTTCCACCAGGGTTGGATTTCCATCAGATGCGCTGGTGGCACCGGCTTACCGTGTACCAACATGGCGCGAAGGCTTCATCGGAAAAATCTATCCGGTCCCATCTGTTGGTGGATTAGAACTCGGATCTGGAACTAGAGCTCCATTACTTCCACCAGCAGTACGCCGTCCACCTGGGCGTCCTAGGAAAGTCCGCATCCTATCACGTGGGGAGTACAAG AAAGGAGGAAGCTCGTCAAACAGGAAATGCAAACGTTGTGGCCGTTCGGGACACAACAGGGCATCCTGCCGCAACTCAATATGA
- the LOC106446193 gene encoding uncharacterized protein LOC106446193, with product MSIWDDLFRGEEKPTPGWIMERLVRGKKYKDRLIRLRLSLLVLVEGILCPTCGTTNIRPEIVSMLGDLDAFLKYPWGRESFLLTVRSTKARSAVNYVKDTMALQGFTHAMVLVTVTACPSIIIKTGGADPLADSNLSSEEIIRRVVDRKVVVNIVSAKSVDQLGQAYVRSLISTDEVGEDLYRGLGDKEDTSVDTMVALIDDDYPFEHNTWSGGVKADDVKLKKGHAQTSESSDENVPDPVEKDNAHRGGVESGGYPGDPRGQSSANPSGAPHGGESFHVDVETLLRRAAEVYEDKVIAMFESYILSLKGHFNSEVGGLRTDLQATTTAIAHLETTVTWEFDKINQLLKSGLRGADMGATYGFSPRRHSSPFPGQNDDFNYTEVNPDRHTTHTGVPESTPQDGEDVAATETASVGLGQNLDEGERGGGLSPGKQTDSTHRAEFRAETGVQHGGDADIGHDPINVEVCEHGGDADIGHDPINVENPSPSVNVASHDNFDAANPPSRVDVDEVNVSSERRVDDPVSCVVNKILSEAGIDKNPVRPSAGSGTDVPQTSSDVNPEKVGLDGVHDDRGEAAVGNKGEDVDEDDVTITKVQAGRVNTDVAGGQADGGRRFSRRTHTSTKRYTPPAPAVRKKDGNKKVARQTDDNPAPPKRVKKVAAEPSNPKPRPQEKHTFIGCFSPFSPPTPAAREAFLKTMAEAKSNAPSLGSISSIASLDDLFNCTGVCSYEAVDRVVGWIRKRRDSNPSSKFDFIPPTFFIDLIRSYPAFEAMQDKSAFTFPMSLRSQFMHRSQWFTQVDFLYTLILVKDRHWIGMIVDLPMWAIYVVDANQTCPPISVLKDVINPISIMMPHMVSRFCLTSRPRELNYLPFPISRLDIPVLLEHPGYAAVVALILLEIAAVGKPLIDLALTEEEVRVAAEN from the exons ATGTCAATATGGGATGATTTATTTCGTGGGGAGGAGAAGCCCACACCTGGATGGATCATGGAGCGGCTTGTGAGGGGTAAAAAATACAAGGATCGGTTAATCCGTTTGCGGCTTTCGTTGTTGGTTTTGGTGGAAGGAATTCTATGTCCAACATGTGGGACAACAAATATCAGACCCGAAATAGTGAGCATGCTTGGTGATCTTGACGCTTTCCTGAAGTATCCATGGGGCAGGGAGTCATTTTTACTGACGGTTAGAAGTACAAAAGCAAGATCTGCAGTTAATTATGTGAAGGATACAATGGCCCTACAAGGATTTACCCATGCTATGGTATTGGTTACTGTGACTGCATGTCCTTCTATCATTATTAAGACTGGCGGTGCGGATCCTCTAGCAGATTCCAACTTGTCCAGCGAAGAGATTATCAGGAGAGTTGTTGATAGAAAGGTGGTAGTCAACATTGTCTCGGCTAAGTCGGTTGATCAACTGGGACAG GCATATGTACGTTCTTTGATTAGCACAGATGAAGTGGGGGAGGATCTTTATCGTGGGTTGGGAGATAAGGAAGATACGAGTGTTGATACCATGGTTGCTTTGATTGACGATGATTACCCATTTGAGCATAACACTTGGTCAGGTGGTGTGAAAGCGGATGATGTTAAACTGAAGAAGGGTCATGCACAAACTTCGGAGTCAAGTGATGAAAATGTTCCTGACCCGGTTGAAAAGGATAATGCTCATCGTGGTGGCGTAGAAAGTGGTGGTTACCCTGGAGATCCGAGAGGGCAATCATCAGCTAACCCCTCGGGTGCCCCGCATGGTGGTGAGAGTTTCCATGTTGATGTCGAAACATTACTTAGGCGTGCAGCTGAGGTATACGAGGATAAGGTAATTGCAATGTTTGAGAGCTATATTCTGAGTTTGAAGGGACATTTTAATTCTGAAGTGGGAGGCCTTCGAACCGACTTACAAGCAACTACCACCGCGATTGCCCATTTGGAAACTACGGTCACATGGGAGTTTGATAAGATCAATCAGTTACTTAAGTCCGGGCTTAGAGGTGCGGATATGGGAGCAACGTATGGGTTTAGTCCTCGGAGACATTCGTCACCATTCCCAGGTCAGAATGATGATTTCAACTATACAGAGGTTAATCCCGATCGACACACTACACATACTGGTGTTCCCGAG TCAACACCGCAAGATGGAGAGGATGTTGCGGCAACAGAGACCGCCTCGGTTGGTTTGGGACAGAATCTGGATGAAGGAGAAAGGGGTGGAGGACTATCTCCGGGTAAACAGACCGACTCAACTCATCGAGCCGAATTTAGAGCTGAGACAGGGGTCCAGCATGGGGGAGATGCTGACATTGGACATGACCCCATAAACGTGGAGGTGTGCGAGCATGGGGGAGATGCTGACATTGGACATGACCCCATAAACGTGGAG AATCCCTCGCCTTCGGTAAACGTCGCATCCCATGACAATTTTGATGCCGCCAATCCTCCTTCTCGAGTTGATGTG GACGAAGTGAATGTATCATCGGAACGCCGCGTTGATGACCCAGTGTCTTGCGTCGTTAATAAAATTCTATCAGAAGCGGGCATTGATAAA AACCCGGTCCGACCCTCCGCTGGTTCTGGAACTGATGTACCTCAGACATCATCAGATGTCAATCCGGAGAAAGTGGGTCTTGATGGTGTGCATGACGATCGTGGTGAGGCTGCTGTTGGGAATAAGGGTGAGGATGTGGATGAAGATGATGTTACAATTACTAAAGTTCAG GCTGGACGAGTGAACACTGATGTAGCCGGTGGTCAAGCCGATGGTGGCAGACGTTTTAGTAGACGTACGCATACAAGTACGAAACGCTACACTCCTCCTGCACCCGCCGTTCGTAAGAAAGATGGAAACAAGAAAGTGGCGCGTCAAACTGATGATAATCCTGCACCTCCTAAACGGGTTAAAAAGGTGGCGGCTGAGCCAAGTAACCCAAAGCCTCGTCCTCAAGAAAAACACACCTTTATAGGTTGCTTCTCCCCATTTTCTCCGCCAACCCCAGCTGCAAGAGAGGCCTTCCTGAAGACAATGGCGGAGGCAAA ATCAAATGCGCCATCCCTCGGGTCAATCAGTTCCATTGCTTCTTTGGATGATCTGTTCAATTGCACCGGTGTTTGTTCGTATGAG GCTGTGGATCGTGTTGTAGGTTGGATTAGAAAGAGGCGTGACAGCAATCCATCTTCAAAATTTGACTTCATCCCTCCAACTTTCTTTATCGATCTGATCCGAAGTTATCCTGCTTTTGAAGCCATGCAAGATAAGTCCGCCTTCACTTTTCCGATGTCTCTGCGCAGTCAGTTCATGCACCGGTCACAGTGGTTTACGCAAGTAGACTTTCTCTACACTCTGATTCTGGTTAAAGACAGACACTGGATTGGTATGATAGTAGATTTGCCTATGTGGGCCATCTATGTGGTGGACGCGAACCAGACATGTCCTCCAATTTCAGTGTTGAAAGATGTCATCAACCCGATATCGATTATGATGCCGCACATGGTATCGAGGTTCTGTCTAACTTCACGACCTCGTGAGTTGAATTACCTTCCGTTCCCCATATCTCGCTTAGACATACCAGTTCTACTTGAACATCCAG GGTACGCCGCGGTTGTGGCACTGATTCTGTTAGAGATTGCTGCCGTGGGGAAGCCTTTGATTGATCTGGCTCTCACTGAAGAGGAGGTCCGTGTTGCAGCGGAGAACTAA